GGAGTCCCCAGCGTGCGCATCGCCGACCTGGCGCGGCTGGAGGGGTTGCGCCCGAACCAGCTCGTGGGGCTGGGACTCGTGGTGGGCCTCGAAGGCACGGGGGACGGCCGCAGTTCGGCGGTGCACATCCAGATGGTCTCCAACATGCTGCGTAACTTCGGCCTGGCGGTGGATCCGATGGAGTTGCGGCCCCGTAACGTGGCGTCGGTGACGGTGACGGCTCTGTTGCCGGCGCAGGCACGGCCCGGTGACCGCATCGACGTGACGGTTTCGTCGCTGGGCGATGCCCGGAGCCTGGCGGGCGGGGTGCTGCTGCAGACGCCGCTGCAGGGCGCGGACGGCGAGGTGTACGCGGTGGCGCAGGGGGCGCTGGCGGTGGGCGGCACCACCTCCCGGTCAGCCGGCGCGCAACGGGTTCACGCCACCGTGGCGACCATCCCGGCCGGCGCCATCGTGGAGCGGTCGGTTCCGGCGGCGGTGACCGAGGAGGGAACGGTTCGCCTCGCGCTGTACCGCCCGGACTTCACCACGGCTGCCCGGATGGTAGAGGCCGTCAACCGGGCGTTCGGCGAGCCGCTTGCCTTCACCCAGGACGGAGCGGTCATCACGGTGCGGATCCCCCGCCCCTTCCAGAACAACCCGGCGGCCCTGATCGCCCGCATCTCGGAGCTGACCGTCATCCCGGCCCCTCCGGCCAGGGTCGTCGTGAACGAACGGACCGGCACGGTGGTGCTGGGCCACCAGGTGCGCATCGCGCCCGTGGCGGTATCGCACGGGGGCATCCGCGTCACGGTGGGCGGATCGCCGGCGCTGCCCGCTTCCGGCCAGGAGGCGCCCACCCTCCCCGGACTGCCCGGCATCCTGCCGCCGCAGGAGGCGGCAGGGCACACTGCGCTTCTGGGGGCTACGGCGAGCGTTGGTGAGCTGGTGGACGCCCTCAACGCTGCCGGCGTGGCCCCACGCGACGTGATTGCGA
This is a stretch of genomic DNA from Bacillota bacterium. It encodes these proteins:
- a CDS encoding flagellar basal body P-ring protein FlgI encodes the protein MTARRARARRPWTAAALAAAALALAIAAGPAARAESPAADGAPGVPSVRIADLARLEGLRPNQLVGLGLVVGLEGTGDGRSSAVHIQMVSNMLRNFGLAVDPMELRPRNVASVTVTALLPAQARPGDRIDVTVSSLGDARSLAGGVLLQTPLQGADGEVYAVAQGALAVGGTTSRSAGAQRVHATVATIPAGAIVERSVPAAVTEEGTVRLALYRPDFTTAARMVEAVNRAFGEPLAFTQDGAVITVRIPRPFQNNPAALIARISELTVIPAPPARVVVNERTGTVVLGHQVRIAPVAVSHGGIRVTVGGSPALPASGQEAPTLPGLPGILPPQEAAGHTALLGATASVGELVDALNAAGVAPRDVIAILEAVRAAGALYAELEVL